One segment of Ziziphus jujuba cultivar Dongzao chromosome 12, ASM3175591v1 DNA contains the following:
- the LOC107429002 gene encoding LOW QUALITY PROTEIN: glutathione S-transferase U10 (The sequence of the model RefSeq protein was modified relative to this genomic sequence to represent the inferred CDS: substituted 1 base at 1 genomic stop codon) translates to MDGKKSEIVQLFSSWSSPYCTRVELALKLKRIPYECIEEDLANKSELLLALNPVHKKVPVLVHNGKPIAESLVILEYIDXYWNTTPKILPEDPYERVKVRFWTNYYDEKIVKSGTSIVKFKGKEQEKAIQDLEESLKVFEDGIKRDFPGKFSSFNGETLGLLEIAVGSNACNYEAFSEVFEEIGKPERYPEFFSWVKALKEYPLFKETLPPHEKLVDKLKAVLAFLQTPEGSWILKKY, encoded by the exons ATGGACGGAAAGAAAAGTGAGATAGTGCAGCTTTTTAGCTCATGGTCTAGCCCTTATTGCACAAGAGTTGAGTTAGCCCTTAAACTGAAACGTATACCTTATGAGTGTATAGAGGAAGATTTAGCCAACAAAAGTGAGTTGCTCCTTGCCTTGAATCCTGTCCATAAGAAGGTACCTGTGCTCGTCCATAACGGCAAGCCCATAGCAGAGTCCCTGGTCATCCTTGAATATATTGACTAGTATTGGAACACAACTCCTAAAATATTGCCTGAGGATCCTTATGAAAGGGTCAAAGTTCGCTTCTGGACCAACTATTATGATGAAAAG ATTGTGAAAAGTGGAACTTCCATCGTGAAGTTCAAAggcaaagaacaagaaaaagcaATTCAGGACTTAGAAGAGTCACTCAAGGTgtttgaagatggaattaaGAGAGATTTTCCAGGAAAATTCTCAAGCTTCAATGGCGAGACCTTGGGACTTCTTGAAATTGCTGTAGGATCAAATGCTTGCAACTATGAAGCATTTAGTGAGGTATTTGAAGAGATTGGAAAGCCAGAAAGATACCCAGAGTTCTTCTCATGGGTAAAAGCTTTAAAGGAGTACCCTTTGTTTAAGGAGACTCTCCCACCTCATGAAAAATTGGTTGACAAGTTGAAGGCAGTCCTTGCCTTTTTGCAGACTCCTGAAGGTAGCTGGATCTTGAAGAAATATTAG